One window of the Pseudomonas sp. S04 genome contains the following:
- the katE gene encoding catalase HPII: MPGDLAHGSRRTRESPSRSSALMSTKKPDAGKSQLAGTDTPDRANSNAKLQSLEAFRSDASEQALRTNQGVKVADNQNSLKAGARGPSLLEDFIMREKITHFDHERIPERIVHARGTGAHGFFQSYENHAELTKAGFLQDPGHKTPVFVRFSTVQGPRGSGDTVRDVRGFAVKFFTEQGNFDLVGNNMPVFFIQDAIKFPDFVHAVKPEPHNEIPTGGSAHDTFWDFVSLQPESAHMVIWAMSDRAIPKSLRSMQGFGVHTFRLINAAGKSRFVKFHWRPTAGTCSLVWDEAQKLAGKDTDYHRRDLWDAIEMGDYPEWELGVQVIEEENEHAFDFDILDPTKLIPEELVPITPLGKMVLNRNPDNFFAETEQVAFCPGHIVPGIDFSNDPLLQGRLFSYTDTQISRLGGPNFHEIPINRPIAPFHNGQRDALHRTTIDKGRAAYEPNSIDGGWPKETPPAAVDGGFESYPERIDANKIRQRSESFSDHFSQARLFFHSMSKHEQEHIIAAYSFELGKVEREFIRARQVNEILANIDLDLAGRVAQNLGLPAPKAGTVQVRKTVLERSPALSQANLLPENIKTRKVAILAANGVDGAAINAMKKALEAEGAHAKLLGPTSAPVKTTDGKSLPVDGSMEGSPSVAFDAVFVPGGAASIKALSTDGVALHYLLEAYKHLKAIALQGEAKQLLDVLKLQADAGLLVGAGATLTKGFFAAIGQHRVWDREAKAKAVPA, encoded by the coding sequence GTGCCTGGGGACTTAGCTCATGGATCTCGCCGTACGCGCGAATCCCCATCGAGGAGTTCAGCACTGATGAGTACCAAAAAACCTGACGCCGGCAAGAGCCAACTGGCCGGCACCGATACCCCGGACCGCGCCAACAGCAACGCCAAGCTGCAAAGCCTGGAAGCCTTTCGTTCGGACGCCAGCGAACAAGCGTTGCGCACCAATCAGGGGGTAAAGGTCGCCGATAACCAGAATAGCTTGAAGGCTGGCGCGCGCGGGCCTTCGCTGCTCGAAGACTTCATCATGCGGGAAAAGATCACCCATTTTGACCATGAGCGGATTCCCGAACGCATCGTGCATGCCCGGGGCACCGGGGCGCATGGCTTCTTTCAGAGTTACGAGAACCACGCCGAGCTGACCAAGGCCGGTTTCCTACAGGACCCCGGGCATAAAACACCGGTGTTCGTGCGGTTTTCCACGGTACAAGGCCCGCGTGGCTCCGGTGATACCGTGCGAGATGTGCGTGGGTTCGCCGTGAAGTTCTTCACCGAGCAAGGCAACTTCGACCTGGTTGGCAACAACATGCCGGTATTTTTCATCCAGGATGCCATCAAGTTTCCTGACTTCGTCCACGCCGTAAAACCCGAACCCCACAACGAAATACCTACCGGTGGTTCGGCGCACGATACGTTCTGGGATTTTGTGTCACTGCAGCCAGAGTCGGCGCACATGGTGATCTGGGCCATGTCCGATCGGGCGATTCCCAAAAGCCTGCGTAGCATGCAGGGCTTTGGTGTCCACACCTTCCGCTTGATCAATGCGGCCGGTAAGTCGCGTTTTGTGAAGTTCCACTGGCGCCCCACCGCAGGCACCTGCTCGCTGGTGTGGGATGAAGCCCAGAAGCTTGCGGGCAAAGATACCGACTATCATCGCCGCGACCTGTGGGACGCGATCGAGATGGGCGACTATCCCGAGTGGGAGCTGGGGGTTCAAGTCATCGAGGAGGAAAACGAGCATGCCTTCGATTTCGACATCCTCGACCCCACCAAGTTGATTCCCGAGGAGTTGGTGCCGATCACTCCGCTGGGCAAAATGGTGCTCAACCGTAACCCGGACAACTTTTTCGCCGAAACCGAGCAGGTGGCGTTCTGTCCTGGGCATATCGTGCCGGGGATCGATTTCTCCAATGACCCGCTGCTGCAAGGCCGGCTATTTTCCTACACCGACACGCAGATCAGCCGACTCGGCGGACCGAATTTTCACGAGATACCCATCAATCGTCCTATCGCGCCGTTCCACAACGGCCAACGTGATGCGTTGCACCGCACCACCATCGACAAGGGGCGCGCGGCCTATGAGCCGAACTCCATCGATGGCGGCTGGCCGAAAGAAACCCCTCCGGCGGCCGTTGATGGCGGCTTCGAGAGCTATCCCGAGCGCATCGACGCCAACAAGATCCGCCAGCGCAGCGAATCCTTCAGTGATCACTTCTCCCAGGCGCGGCTGTTCTTCCACAGCATGAGCAAGCACGAGCAGGAGCACATCATCGCGGCCTACAGCTTCGAGCTGGGCAAGGTCGAACGTGAATTCATCCGGGCGCGGCAGGTCAATGAAATCCTTGCCAACATCGACCTGGATCTGGCCGGGCGTGTAGCGCAGAACCTCGGACTGCCGGCACCCAAGGCGGGCACCGTGCAAGTGCGCAAAACCGTGCTGGAGCGCTCTCCTGCGCTCAGTCAGGCCAATTTGCTGCCGGAAAACATCAAGACCCGCAAAGTCGCGATCCTGGCGGCCAACGGCGTCGATGGCGCGGCGATCAATGCCATGAAAAAAGCCCTGGAGGCAGAAGGCGCACATGCCAAGCTGTTGGGGCCGACGTCGGCGCCAGTGAAAACCACAGATGGTAAAAGCCTGCCGGTGGATGGGTCCATGGAAGGGTCGCCGTCGGTGGCTTTCGATGCGGTGTTCGTGCCGGGTGGCGCTGCGTCAATCAAGGCGTTGAGTACCGATGGCGTGGCGCTGCACTACCTGTTGGAGGCGTACAAGCACCTCAAGGCGATCGCGCTGCAGGGCGAGGCCAAGCAATTGCTCGATGTGTTGAAGCTGCAAGCCGATGCCGGGCTGTTGGTGGGCGCGGGTGCCACGTTGACCAAGGGGTTCTTTGCCGCGATCGGGCAGCATCGGGTGTGGGATCGTGAGGCGAAGGCCAAGGCGGTGCCGGCGTAG
- a CDS encoding PA5502 family lipoprotein, translating to MKPFASRYLLLAAFLLLGACQSTPPAPEIPDARATAIAQLEQSLASNELATAEDQLAALQAQSPNDQSLEQYQRQLAEAYLQRSQIVLQKGDVNAAATALSRARVLMPKAPALTGGVNGAITEARKAELEKAEAALLAAAAKPQAKVIDPTAESTTVALNITDSRQLRRQLDAIAADVVNYQCDVSIQAPRTQDYPWLATLLSKRVKKLDPDFDLKIERQILRHIPAQMVLAPRKD from the coding sequence ATGAAGCCGTTCGCCTCCCGTTATCTGCTCCTTGCTGCATTTTTGCTGCTGGGCGCCTGCCAAAGCACACCGCCAGCGCCCGAGATCCCGGACGCGCGCGCGACGGCCATCGCCCAGCTGGAACAAAGCCTGGCCAGCAATGAGCTGGCCACCGCCGAAGATCAACTGGCGGCCTTGCAGGCGCAATCGCCCAACGACCAGTCCTTGGAGCAATACCAGCGCCAACTGGCCGAAGCCTATTTGCAGCGCAGCCAGATCGTCCTGCAAAAAGGTGACGTCAACGCGGCAGCCACTGCCCTTAGCCGCGCACGGGTGCTGATGCCCAAGGCGCCGGCACTGACCGGCGGCGTCAACGGTGCCATCACCGAGGCCCGTAAAGCCGAGCTGGAAAAAGCCGAGGCCGCCCTCTTGGCTGCCGCTGCCAAACCCCAGGCCAAGGTCATCGACCCGACCGCCGAAAGTACCACCGTGGCACTGAACATCACCGATAGTCGGCAACTTCGGCGCCAACTGGATGCGATTGCCGCCGATGTAGTGAATTACCAGTGTGACGTCAGCATCCAGGCACCCCGCACCCAGGATTACCCGTGGCTGGCGACCTTGCTGAGCAAGCGGGTAAAGAAACTCGACCCCGATTTTGACCTGAAGATCGAGCGGCAGATCCTGCGCCACATTCCGGCGCAAATGGTCTTGGCACCGCGCAAGGATTGA
- the znuB gene encoding zinc ABC transporter permease subunit ZnuB — translation MADFLLYALLAGLALAVVAGPLGSFVVWRRMAYFGDTLSHAALLGVALGFLLDVSPTIAVTVGCLLLAVLLVTLQQRQPLASDTLLGILAPSTLSLGLVVLSFMHEVRIDLMAYLFGDLLAISPGDLAWILGGSTAVLLLLVALWRPLLAITVHEELAMVEGLPVAALRLTLMLLIAVVIAVAMKIVGVLLITSLLIIPAAAAQRHARSPEQMALGASLLGILAVCGGLALSWFKDTPAGPSIVVVAAALFLLSFVLPRRGV, via the coding sequence ATGGCTGATTTTCTGTTGTATGCCCTGCTCGCAGGCCTGGCCCTGGCCGTCGTGGCTGGCCCTCTGGGATCATTCGTGGTCTGGCGGCGCATGGCCTATTTTGGCGACACCCTATCCCACGCGGCCTTGCTTGGCGTGGCCCTGGGCTTCTTGCTGGATGTCAGCCCGACCATCGCCGTCACCGTCGGCTGCCTGTTGCTGGCCGTGCTGCTGGTGACCCTGCAACAGCGTCAACCACTGGCCTCAGACACCCTGCTAGGGATTCTTGCACCCAGCACCCTCTCTCTGGGCCTGGTGGTACTAAGCTTCATGCATGAAGTGCGGATCGACCTGATGGCCTATCTGTTCGGCGACCTGCTGGCGATCAGCCCCGGCGACCTGGCCTGGATCCTCGGCGGCAGTACGGCTGTCCTGCTGTTGCTGGTGGCGCTGTGGCGGCCATTGCTGGCCATTACCGTGCACGAAGAGCTGGCCATGGTCGAAGGCCTGCCCGTGGCGGCGTTGCGCCTGACCTTGATGCTGTTGATTGCGGTCGTGATCGCGGTGGCGATGAAAATCGTCGGGGTGTTGCTGATCACCTCATTGCTGATCATTCCGGCGGCTGCGGCACAACGCCACGCTCGCTCGCCCGAGCAAATGGCCTTGGGTGCAAGCTTGCTGGGTATACTCGCGGTCTGCGGTGGCCTGGCGCTGTCGTGGTTCAAGGACACGCCGGCCGGCCCCTCGATTGTGGTCGTTGCCGCCGCGCTGTTTCTGCTGAGTTTTGTCCTGCCCCGCCGAGGGGTGTAG
- the znuC gene encoding zinc ABC transporter ATP-binding protein ZnuC has protein sequence MSTALIRLEQVTVTFAGQNVLDNIQLSVEPGQIVTLIGPNGAGKTTLVRAVLGLLKPDSGSVWRKPKLRVGYMPQKLHVDPTLPLSVLRFLRLVPGVDRARALAALKEVGAEQVIDSPVQSVSGGEMQRVLLARALLREPQLLVLDEPVQGVDVAGQAELYSLITRLRDRHGCGVLMVSHDLHLVMSTTDQVVCLNRHVCCSGHPEQVSGDPAFVELFGKNAQSLAIYHHHHDHAHDLHGSVVSAAPAAHTHVHGDGCKHG, from the coding sequence ATGAGCACTGCGTTGATTCGCCTGGAACAGGTGACGGTGACCTTTGCCGGACAAAACGTACTGGACAACATCCAGCTCAGCGTCGAGCCAGGGCAGATCGTCACCCTGATCGGCCCCAACGGTGCCGGCAAAACTACCCTGGTGCGCGCCGTGCTCGGCCTGCTCAAGCCCGACAGCGGCAGTGTGTGGCGCAAGCCGAAGCTGCGGGTCGGCTACATGCCGCAAAAACTCCACGTCGACCCCACCCTGCCGCTGTCGGTACTGCGCTTTTTGCGCCTGGTGCCCGGCGTGGACCGGGCACGAGCCCTGGCCGCACTCAAGGAAGTCGGTGCCGAACAGGTGATCGACAGCCCGGTGCAGAGCGTCTCCGGCGGTGAAATGCAGCGCGTGCTGCTGGCCCGGGCGCTGCTGCGCGAGCCGCAACTACTGGTGCTCGACGAGCCGGTCCAGGGTGTCGATGTCGCCGGGCAGGCCGAGCTGTACAGCTTGATCACCCGCCTGCGCGACCGTCACGGCTGCGGTGTGCTGATGGTCTCCCACGACCTGCACCTGGTGATGAGCACCACCGACCAGGTGGTCTGCCTCAATCGCCATGTCTGCTGCTCCGGCCACCCGGAGCAGGTCAGCGGCGACCCGGCCTTTGTCGAGCTGTTCGGCAAGAACGCGCAAAGCCTGGCGATCTATCACCACCATCACGATCATGCCCACGACCTGCACGGCTCGGTCGTCAGCGCGGCGCCCGCCGCTCATACCCACGTTCACGGAGATGGCTGCAAGCATGGCTGA
- the zur gene encoding zinc uptake transcriptional repressor Zur produces MPKTPLASRPHDHSHCVHTALSEADAICARQGLRLTALRRRVLELVWQSHKPLGAYDILAVLSEQDGRRAAPPTVYRALDFLLDNGLVHRISSLNAFVGCNHPGHAHQGQFLICRECHAAIELEQKTISDSIIHSAGEVGFVVEGQTVEVVGLCSGCQGA; encoded by the coding sequence ATGCCTAAAACACCGCTTGCCAGTCGTCCCCACGACCACTCCCATTGCGTGCACACCGCGCTGTCCGAGGCTGATGCGATCTGCGCACGCCAAGGCTTGCGCCTGACTGCATTGCGCCGTCGGGTGCTGGAGCTGGTGTGGCAGAGCCACAAGCCGCTGGGCGCCTACGACATCCTGGCAGTGCTCAGTGAGCAGGACGGCCGTCGCGCCGCGCCGCCCACCGTGTACCGCGCCCTGGACTTCCTGCTGGACAACGGCCTGGTGCATCGCATCTCGTCGCTCAACGCCTTCGTTGGCTGCAACCACCCAGGGCACGCCCACCAGGGCCAGTTCCTGATCTGCCGGGAATGCCACGCGGCTATCGAGCTGGAACAGAAAACCATCAGCGACAGCATCATCCACAGCGCCGGCGAAGTTGGCTTTGTGGTCGAAGGCCAGACGGTCGAAGTGGTCGGGCTCTGTTCGGGCTGCCAGGGGGCTTGA
- a CDS encoding zinc ABC transporter substrate-binding protein, with translation MVIVSRLFAILVTFAASFFTINAAHAEVRVLTSIKPVQLIAAAVQDGLGVPEVLLPPGASPHNYALRPSDVRRVQSADLLYWIGPDMEGFLPRVLKGRNLPSVALQGLPGLKLRHFAEDNHSHAEEADEHDHDHRPGSLDAHLWLSPVNARVIAAKIATDLSAADPANAPRYQNNLKAFDERLDALDLRLKARLAVVEGKPYFVFHEAFDYFEDAYGLKHVGVFSVAAEVQPGAQHVAAMRARLQAVGKTCVFSEPPLRPRLAETLVAGLPVKLAELDALGGYTPATAQGYEQVLDKLGNDLAGCLESL, from the coding sequence GTGGTCATCGTGTCCAGACTTTTTGCCATCCTTGTCACATTTGCTGCCAGTTTCTTCACGATCAACGCCGCTCACGCCGAAGTCAGGGTCCTGACCAGTATCAAGCCGGTACAGCTGATAGCTGCTGCGGTGCAGGACGGCCTCGGCGTGCCGGAAGTCCTGTTGCCGCCGGGCGCTTCACCCCATAACTACGCCTTGCGACCTTCCGACGTACGGCGCGTGCAGTCGGCAGACCTGCTGTACTGGATCGGCCCCGACATGGAAGGTTTCCTGCCCCGAGTCCTCAAGGGGCGCAACTTGCCATCGGTGGCCCTGCAGGGGCTGCCGGGCCTGAAGCTGCGCCATTTTGCCGAGGACAATCACTCCCACGCCGAAGAGGCCGACGAGCACGATCACGATCATCGCCCCGGCAGCCTCGATGCCCATCTGTGGCTATCGCCGGTGAATGCGCGGGTGATTGCGGCGAAAATCGCTACTGACCTGAGCGCTGCCGATCCGGCCAATGCTCCGCGTTATCAAAACAACCTGAAGGCTTTCGATGAGCGTCTCGATGCGCTGGACCTGCGTTTGAAAGCACGCCTGGCGGTGGTCGAAGGCAAGCCTTACTTCGTGTTCCACGAAGCGTTCGACTATTTTGAGGACGCCTACGGTCTCAAGCATGTGGGTGTGTTCAGCGTGGCCGCCGAAGTGCAGCCGGGTGCCCAGCATGTGGCGGCGATGCGTGCGCGCCTGCAGGCCGTCGGCAAGACCTGCGTGTTCAGCGAACCGCCACTGCGCCCTCGTCTAGCGGAGACCCTGGTGGCCGGTTTGCCGGTGAAGCTGGCCGAGCTGGATGCGCTCGGCGGCTATACGCCAGCAACTGCCCAGGGTTATGAGCAGGTGTTGGATAAGCTGGGCAATGACCTGGCAGGGTGCCTGGAGTCGCTGTAA
- a CDS encoding homoserine kinase, translated as MSVFTPLARPELETFLAPYGLGRLLDFQGIAAGSENTNFFISLEQGEFVLTLVERGPVQEMPFFIELLDVLHNANLPVPYALRTTDGVALRELAGKPALLQPRLAGKHIKVANAQHCAQVGELLAHLHLATKDQMIKRKTDRGLDWMLEEGTQLLSHLGDESRQLLQRALDEINEQKVKILALPRANIHADLFRDNAMFEGTHLTGLIDFYNACSGPMLYDVAIALNDWCSDDDGLIDGPRARALLGAYAALRPFSAAEAELWPTLLRVACVRFWLSRLIAAESFAGQDVLIHDPMEFEQRLAQRQQVSTPLPFAL; from the coding sequence ATGTCTGTGTTCACCCCCCTGGCTCGGCCCGAGCTGGAAACCTTTCTCGCCCCTTATGGGCTTGGCCGCCTGCTTGATTTCCAGGGGATTGCCGCTGGTAGCGAAAACACCAATTTTTTCATCAGCCTGGAACAGGGCGAGTTCGTCCTGACCCTGGTCGAGCGCGGCCCAGTGCAGGAAATGCCGTTCTTCATCGAACTGCTGGACGTCCTGCACAACGCCAACCTGCCGGTGCCCTACGCCCTGCGCACTACCGATGGCGTCGCCTTGCGCGAGCTGGCCGGCAAACCTGCGCTGTTGCAGCCGCGGCTGGCGGGCAAGCACATCAAGGTGGCCAACGCGCAGCACTGCGCGCAAGTCGGCGAGTTGCTGGCGCACCTGCATCTGGCGACCAAGGACCAGATGATCAAGCGCAAGACCGATCGCGGCCTGGACTGGATGCTCGAAGAAGGCACGCAGTTGCTCTCGCACTTGGGCGACGAGTCGCGCCAACTGCTGCAACGCGCCCTGGACGAGATCAACGAGCAGAAGGTGAAGATCCTCGCCCTGCCACGGGCCAACATCCACGCCGACCTGTTCCGCGACAATGCGATGTTCGAAGGCACTCACCTGACCGGGCTGATCGACTTCTACAACGCCTGTTCCGGCCCGATGCTCTATGACGTGGCCATCGCCCTGAACGACTGGTGCTCGGACGACGATGGCCTGATCGACGGCCCACGCGCACGGGCCCTGCTCGGGGCCTATGCGGCGCTGCGCCCGTTCAGCGCTGCCGAGGCCGAACTGTGGCCGACCCTGCTGCGCGTGGCCTGCGTGCGGTTCTGGCTGTCACGCCTGATCGCTGCCGAATCCTTTGCCGGGCAAGACGTGCTGATTCACGATCCGATGGAATTCGAGCAGCGTCTGGCCCAGCGCCAGCAGGTCAGTACGCCGTTGCCGTTCGCGCTTTAA
- a CDS encoding DUF2782 domain-containing protein: MRTLNRLLLAGLFSFIPLAAMAADDAPTADPEVTIRTEGDKTIQEYRQNGFLYAIKVTPKGGKPYFLVRSDGTDANFIRSDQPDMLIPAWKIFEWK, encoded by the coding sequence ATGCGCACACTCAATCGCCTGTTGCTGGCTGGCTTGTTTAGCTTCATTCCATTGGCTGCCATGGCGGCGGACGATGCACCGACTGCGGATCCGGAAGTCACCATCCGTACCGAAGGCGACAAGACCATCCAGGAGTACCGCCAGAACGGCTTCCTGTATGCGATCAAGGTCACCCCCAAGGGTGGCAAGCCGTACTTCCTGGTGCGCTCGGACGGTACGGATGCCAACTTTATTCGCTCGGATCAGCCCGATATGCTGATCCCGGCGTGGAAGATCTTTGAGTGGAAGTAG
- the polA gene encoding DNA polymerase I translates to MSQAPLVLVDGSSYLYRAFHALPPLTTSKGLPTGAVKGVLNMLKSLRKQYPDSPFAVVFDAKGGTFRDDMYAEYKANRPSMPDDMRVQIEPLHASVIALGFPLLCVEGVEADDVIGTLARSSAAADRPVVISTGDKDMAQLVDGHITLVNTMTGSSMDVAGVKEKFGVAPEQIIDYLALMGDSSDNIPGVPGIGPKTASGLLVGVNGGLTELYAQLDMVPSLPIRGAKTLPAKLEEHREMAFLSYQLATIKVDVPLDVGLDDLHLREPDRDKLAELYALLEFKSWSDELQRDTKRVELAAAAQPEPATDLLSAVETDVAVAEPVAAEAQYETILDQARFEVWLQKLSNAKLFAFDTETTGIDAQQAQLVGLSFAVQANEAAYIPLTHSYIGVPEQLDRDTVLRALKPLLEDPAKLKVGQHAKFDMNILANCAIGGDHACGITVRGIAFDTMLESYVLNSVATRHDMDSLAQKYLDHTTVSFQDIAGKGVKQLTFDQIALEQAGPYAAEDADVTLRLHQTLHEKLAAIPSLASVLSDIEMPLVPVLARIERQGALVDDKLLGEQSVELGNKLVALEREAFEIAGEEFNLGSPKQLGVILYEKLGYPVLKKTAKGQPSTAEEVLAKLAEEDYQLPKVLMQYRSMSKLKSTYTDRLPEQINPRTGRIHTSYHQAVASTGRLSSSDPNLQNIPVRTAEGRRIRQAFIAPSGYKLLAADYSQIELRIMAHLSRDEGLLNAFRNNLDVHTATAAEVFRVELADVTTEQRRGAKAINFGLIYGMGAQKLGKDIGVDTKTAKAYIDTYFARYPGVREYMDRTRAQAAEQGYVETLFGRRLYLPEINSNKPQERAGAERTAINAPMQGTAADIIKKAMVAVDNWLESSGLDARVILQVHDELVLEVREDLVDQVREEIRQHMSAAATLDVPLLVEVGVGNNWDEAH, encoded by the coding sequence ATGAGCCAAGCCCCCCTCGTCCTGGTGGACGGTTCTTCATACCTGTACCGCGCCTTTCACGCGCTGCCACCTTTGACCACTTCCAAAGGCCTGCCGACCGGAGCGGTCAAGGGCGTGCTGAACATGCTCAAGAGTCTTCGCAAGCAGTACCCGGACAGCCCGTTCGCCGTCGTGTTCGACGCCAAGGGTGGGACCTTTCGCGACGACATGTACGCCGAATACAAGGCCAACCGACCGAGCATGCCTGACGACATGCGCGTCCAGATCGAGCCCCTGCACGCCAGCGTGATCGCCCTCGGCTTCCCGCTGCTGTGCGTCGAAGGCGTCGAGGCGGACGATGTGATCGGTACGCTGGCCCGCAGCAGCGCGGCCGCTGACCGCCCGGTGGTGATTTCCACTGGCGACAAGGACATGGCGCAACTGGTCGACGGGCACATTACCTTGGTCAATACCATGACCGGTAGTTCGATGGACGTGGCTGGCGTGAAGGAGAAATTCGGTGTCGCTCCCGAGCAGATCATCGACTACCTGGCGCTGATGGGCGACTCCTCCGACAACATTCCCGGGGTTCCGGGGATTGGACCCAAGACCGCATCCGGCCTGTTGGTTGGGGTGAACGGCGGTCTGACCGAACTCTATGCGCAGCTCGATATGGTCCCGAGCCTGCCGATTCGTGGCGCCAAGACACTGCCGGCCAAGCTCGAAGAACATCGGGAAATGGCGTTCCTGTCCTACCAGTTGGCGACCATCAAGGTCGATGTACCGCTGGATGTGGGCCTGGATGACCTGCACCTGCGCGAGCCGGACCGCGACAAACTGGCCGAGCTGTATGCCCTGCTCGAGTTCAAGAGCTGGTCCGACGAATTGCAGCGTGATACCAAGCGCGTCGAGCTGGCGGCAGCGGCTCAGCCCGAGCCCGCGACCGATCTGCTGAGCGCGGTCGAGACCGACGTAGCCGTTGCAGAGCCCGTGGCGGCTGAGGCGCAGTACGAAACCATCCTCGATCAGGCGCGTTTTGAGGTCTGGCTGCAGAAACTCAGCAACGCCAAGCTGTTCGCCTTCGATACCGAGACCACCGGCATCGACGCCCAGCAGGCGCAATTGGTGGGTCTGTCCTTCGCGGTGCAGGCCAACGAAGCGGCCTACATCCCGCTGACTCATTCCTACATCGGCGTGCCGGAACAGTTGGACCGCGACACGGTCTTGCGCGCGCTCAAGCCGCTGCTCGAAGACCCTGCAAAGCTCAAGGTCGGCCAGCACGCCAAATTCGACATGAATATCCTGGCCAACTGCGCCATCGGTGGCGATCACGCGTGTGGTATCACCGTGCGTGGAATTGCCTTCGACACCATGCTTGAGTCCTACGTACTCAACTCCGTAGCCACCCGCCATGACATGGACAGCCTGGCGCAGAAGTACCTGGATCACACCACCGTCAGCTTCCAGGACATCGCCGGCAAGGGCGTCAAGCAACTGACCTTCGATCAGATCGCCTTGGAACAGGCTGGTCCGTATGCCGCCGAAGATGCCGACGTGACCTTGCGTCTGCACCAGACCCTGCACGAAAAACTGGCGGCCATCCCGAGTCTGGCCAGTGTCCTGAGCGATATCGAGATGCCGTTGGTGCCCGTGCTGGCGCGGATCGAGCGTCAGGGCGCGCTGGTAGATGACAAGCTGCTCGGCGAACAGAGCGTCGAGTTGGGCAACAAGCTGGTGGCGCTGGAGCGTGAAGCCTTCGAGATTGCCGGTGAGGAATTCAACCTCGGCTCTCCCAAGCAGCTTGGAGTGATTCTTTACGAAAAACTCGGCTACCCGGTGTTGAAGAAGACTGCCAAGGGCCAGCCGTCCACCGCCGAAGAGGTACTGGCCAAGCTCGCGGAAGAGGACTACCAACTGCCCAAGGTACTGATGCAGTACCGCTCGATGAGCAAGCTGAAAAGTACCTACACCGACCGACTGCCTGAGCAGATCAACCCCCGTACCGGCCGTATCCACACCTCCTATCACCAGGCGGTGGCATCTACCGGGCGGCTGTCCTCCAGTGATCCGAACCTGCAGAACATCCCGGTGCGCACCGCCGAAGGCCGGCGCATCCGTCAGGCCTTCATTGCGCCGAGCGGCTACAAACTGCTGGCGGCGGACTATTCGCAGATCGAGCTGCGGATCATGGCCCACCTGTCCCGCGATGAAGGCCTGCTCAATGCCTTTCGCAACAACCTGGACGTGCACACCGCCACGGCTGCGGAAGTGTTTCGGGTGGAGCTGGCGGATGTCACCACCGAGCAGCGCCGCGGCGCCAAGGCCATCAACTTCGGCCTGATCTACGGCATGGGGGCACAGAAGCTGGGCAAGGACATCGGCGTCGACACCAAGACCGCCAAGGCTTATATCGACACCTATTTCGCACGCTACCCGGGCGTGCGTGAATACATGGATCGCACCCGCGCCCAGGCGGCGGAACAGGGCTATGTCGAGACTCTGTTCGGTCGCCGGCTGTACCTGCCGGAGATCAACTCCAATAAGCCGCAGGAGCGCGCCGGCGCTGAACGCACCGCGATCAACGCACCGATGCAAGGTACGGCGGCGGACATCATCAAGAAGGCCATGGTGGCTGTGGATAACTGGCTGGAGAGTTCTGGGCTGGACGCCCGGGTGATCCTGCAGGTACACGATGAACTGGTGCTGGAAGTTCGCGAGGACCTGGTCGATCAAGTGCGCGAAGAAATTCGCCAGCACATGAGCGCTGCGGCCACCCTCGATGTGCCACTTTTGGTGGAAGTCGGCGTTGGCAACAACTGGGATGAGGCTCACTGA
- the yihA gene encoding ribosome biogenesis GTP-binding protein YihA/YsxC, with protein MQLKNPILGLCQQSTFMLSAAKVDQCPDDEGFEVAFAGRSNAGKSSALNTLTHASLARTSKTPGRTQLLNFFKLDEERRLVDLPGYGYAKVPIPLKQHWQRHLEAYLGSRESLKGLILMMDIRHPMTDFDLLMLDWAVASGMPMHILLTKADKLTYGAAKNTLLKVQAEIRKGWGEAVTIQLFSAPKRLGLEDAYTVLADWMELADKGAEATE; from the coding sequence ATGCAACTCAAGAACCCCATCCTCGGTCTGTGCCAACAGTCCACCTTCATGCTCAGCGCTGCCAAAGTCGATCAATGCCCCGACGACGAAGGCTTCGAAGTGGCGTTCGCCGGGCGGTCCAACGCCGGTAAATCCAGTGCGCTGAACACCCTGACCCACGCCAGCCTCGCGCGCACCTCCAAGACGCCAGGGCGCACACAGCTGTTGAACTTCTTCAAACTAGACGAAGAACGGCGTCTGGTCGACCTTCCTGGCTACGGCTACGCAAAAGTACCGATCCCACTGAAGCAGCACTGGCAGCGCCACCTGGAAGCCTACCTGGGCAGCCGTGAGAGCCTGAAGGGTCTGATCCTGATGATGGACATCCGTCATCCAATGACCGACTTCGACCTGCTGATGCTCGATTGGGCCGTGGCCAGCGGCATGCCGATGCACATTCTGCTGACCAAAGCCGACAAGCTGACCTACGGCGCAGCGAAAAACACCCTGCTCAAGGTCCAGGCGGAAATCCGCAAAGGCTGGGGCGAAGCCGTGACCATCCAGCTGTTCTCGGCCCCCAAACGCTTGGGTCTGGAAGACGCCTACACTGTTTTGGCGGACTGGATGGAGCTTGCGGACAAGGGCGCCGAGGCGACCGAGTAA